CCTCTGTTCCAGGTTCCTTCTCCATGGCTTACTCCTCTGCTATTTGaaagactctttttttttttagtttctctTTTCCGATTCATTCTGCAGAATCGTGTCGATTTAGAGGAGTCAAAGTTCAATTATGTGACCAATCTCTTGTTCCTGTTCGATTGAGCATacgaataagaagaagaagaagaacacctCGTACTTTGGTAGTGTAAACGAGTTTTAGATTCATGTTGACTCTCTTTGGTTTTGCTTAATCTTGTAATTGACCGATTGTTGCAGGTTTCGTGTAGTCAGAAGAGAGATGTCACTGTCGTTGATGGAAGGTAACAACTGATTTTCTGAACTGCTGTTGTGTAAATTAAAAGGATTCATTAGGACAGATCGTGTCTGTTTTTTCCTCAATTTAATAGTGTCGTTGTAGCTGTTTGGGCCGATCCTGGATCTTCATAACCTTCTTTTGGATCAAAATGTTCAGATTAGagttttgtttactattgatcTTTTGTTTCATGTTAATTAACAAAGTGtcattctttttttaattcttgtTTGAAAGCTGTATGGATGAGATATATGATAAGTTGGCGGAACGTCTTGTTCCTACATCAGCAGCAATGTTTAGCCCCAATGTTAAGTAAGTTTTCTACGCTCTAAAAAGGTTGTTTCCAACTCTTCTTGTTAACTGTGTGTTGGCTGGCTCATGtagacgtttggtcggtttggctGGTCCTCCTGGTGCGGGTAAAAGCACGTTAGCATATGAAGTTGTGAGTCGTATAAATAGTTTATGGCCTCAGAAAGCTGCTTCTTTTGATGATGAGGTTATGCCGCCTGATGTCGCTACAGTGCTTCCTATGGATGGGTTCCACTTGTATCGTTCCCAGCTTGATGCCATGGAGGTTGAagctttacttttgtttttaacagttatctctctctctcttgctcgaactttttttattaactGACTTTTTGGTTTTTCCCTCTGTAGGATCCCAAAGAAGCTCACGCGAGAAGAGGAGGTTAGATCTTGTTTAATCTTTTACATCAGAtttcaaaatgttatatttataaTCCTTTGATCCAATTAAACAACCAGCTCCTTGGACTTTTAATCCTGCACTATTGCTCAACTGTTTAAAGAAGCTGAGAAACGAGGTAAAGAGATAGTCACAATATTTAAAATCTTGGTGTTGCGACACTTACATCAGACTCTGATAAGTTTTCAAACTGTCCAGGGCTCAGTGTATGTGCCATCATTCGATCATGGAGTTGGAGATCCAGTTGAAGACGATATCTTTGTTAGCCTCCAGTAAGTAGTCAGTAGCTTCGAATCTAGTGAGTAGTGTCACGAAATGGTTTCGTTTCCCTCTTCCAGTTACCATGTGTACATCTTTTTTTACAGGCATAAAGTGGTGATTGTAGAGGGAAACTATTTACTGTTAGAAGAAGGAACTTGGAAAGACATCTCTGATATGTTTGATGAGAAGTGGTAAAAACTTGTTACTCCTTCGCTCGTTGGTTCTATTTTTTCTGGTTTCACCAATCAATGTATTATCATCTTCATTTCATCAAGGTTCATTGATGTCAATCTCGACACAGCGATGCAACGTGTTGAAGCCAGACATATCTCAACCGGTATGTATACACATTTATTCTTTTTAATTCTTCGGAGACTTGCTGTGACCATAGGTTTTGTTTTATTCGTTACAGGTAAACCACCGGACGTTGCTAAATGGCGGGTAAACGCCATAGTTTCTACTTTACTTTTACATACTTCAGTTATCTGTTTTTAATCTTCGAATTTGGATTGCAGATTGATTATAACGACAGGCCCAACGCAGAACTGATAGTGAAGTCAAAGACAAACGCTGATGTACTGATCAGATCCATCAGTTTTTGAATCTGCCTTCTTGGCTATTGCATGAAACAAGTAACAGACAAATTTGTCTTTGTGATCGACAATCTcttctttttgtgtttcaatAAGCATTTCTGCATGCACTAAGCTGTGACATTCCCTCATTACTATGTTCTCTATGATGGTAATAGataatgtgaatatatattaagcTGAATATAGATGAAAAGTGAAAACCTTCCCCACACATTTCATTACAAAGACTACTACTAGGTCTGAAACTTAGTCTACTACCCTCAaagcctctctctcttcttcaaacTCTCATTAAAGTTACTCTCTTCAGCTAAAAAGTTACTTTCATCagaatgataaaaatattaggCCAAACAAGTGAGAgccttttcctttttcttttctttttttacttcttACTGCACAAATCCTACTTTGAGAGCAAAGAAGCTGACACGACCGTTGGATGCAAAGATCTACTGAGGAGGATTCATCTCCGGTTTGACGACTGATGAAGATGTGTCAGGTGGCTGAGAATGGTAAATCGCCATCGCCAATGAGACAGGCATTATGCAAAGAGCCTTTGACTGCAAAAGCTGCATCGCTGCTCCAACGTTCTCTTCCATCAGCTTAGCCACTTGACGCTCCGTCCCATCGTCTGACCATTTCTCCCACACCGCTTGTGTCTCATCCTGAAGatacatttttcatttaaaCCAGGGccaataagaaaaaaactcaTTACCTTATTTTATTCAACTCTATCTTTGAATAGACACATTGACgatgttctctctctctctttagtcTTACCTCAGTTGATGAAGACAATGGCATTTCAGTGACTAGTGGAGCAACAGCACCGGCCCCACCAAGACGGCTCATGCTCAAGACCTGCCATAGTTGACCAAAAGCTTATGAAGGAGAAGTATTCTCAAATTCCATCATtgcaataatattattcaatgtTCTCATCATTTATATTACCATAGTCCTAAAATGTGATGATTCTCCATAGGAGAAACTGGAAGAAggcaaaaaaaaagtgaaagaaGCTAATGCCAAAAAGAAGCATAATCATTTGCTCTTTGATTACTCTCTAATACCGGATTAAACaattataatctttttaatcAGATTAGAATTTTAGTTGAAAAGAGTAGGTGGTGGGGACCAATGATTTACACCACCAAATCCTTCTGGGGTATTTAATAATCTCCCTATAAACTATTAAAGATAAACAATTTCAAGATCAGCTTATGAATAGATTAGAGAGGTACCAATAACTATATACCTTAACTTGGAGCCTGAGAAACTTTACATAATCCACAATCTCATCGATCATAGCAGCCCTATCAGTCTGCAATGGTAaagcaaaagaaataaaaatctttATTATCCACAGCTTGCTCTCTAAATGAGCTCTCTCTTTCAAGCTCTCTCCGTGGCATATGAGAACTGAACTCAGAGAAATAAAATCAACAGccgagacaaaaaaaaaaaggatactGACCTTGTTGACAGTAGGTACAAGTTCCTGCAACGCCCTGATCCGTTCTGCTATTCTCTCCCTACGCAGCTGTAATGTGTATTTATGTTAGATCAAATCTCCTCAACTAAAATAGGCTCTGATCAAACATTTTACCCGCTCTGCGATGCTATGTGGATCAGTGGCCTGACCTCGCCTAGCCCTAACTCTAGGTCGGATAGAAGACTGTTGGTGCGGCATTGGTGGAGCTGGCTGTGTCATTGGCTGCCCATGGAAAACCTTTCAacaacaacacacacacacacaataaAAACCAATAACCTAAATAAAAAAGCTTAAAAGCAACTTTCACTATAACAATCTCTAATAGATCAGTTTGAAGCAACAATCAACTCATTAATACTAAAGAGAATAaccattttaaaacataaaaagcaCTCAACCAAACCAAGATGAGTTTTTTAATCTTCAAAACGTTacctttatttaattttctcgaAAGTAACAAACACAAAGACACAGAAAGACAAGAAGTTTACAGGTTTCATGGAGGAACATCGATTATCAACAACATCATCTTGGAAACGCTTCCCACTTCCATCGGGTTTAAGAAAGCCTTGTCCTTTCCCTCCTTGATCGAGGCTTAACCCCAACGGAAACATCCCGTTGTGAAACCCCAAAGGCCCACCTCCTCCTCCAATGGGCCCCACGCCCATATGATTATGA
Above is a window of Brassica napus cultivar Da-Ae chromosome A10, Da-Ae, whole genome shotgun sequence DNA encoding:
- the LOC106422995 gene encoding transcription factor bHLH7 → MATNNNNNLSDQPPSDDFFEQILGISNFSASSSSGGLSGLPGGLSGGVGPPPPMMLQLGSGEEGSHHNHMGVGPIGGGGGPLGFHNGMFPLGLSLDQGGKGQGFLKPDGSGKRFQDDVVDNRCSSMKPVFHGQPMTQPAPPMPHQQSSIRPRVRARRGQATDPHSIAERLRRERIAERIRALQELVPTVNKTDRAAMIDEIVDYVKFLRLQVKVLSMSRLGGAGAVAPLVTEMPLSSSTEDETQAVWEKWSDDGTERQVAKLMEENVGAAMQLLQSKALCIMPVSLAMAIYHSQPPDTSSSVVKPEMNPPQ
- the LOC106422997 gene encoding putative uridine kinase C227.14 isoform X2, producing MEVSSFSTVPRFCYSSSVPESCRFRGVKVQLCDQSLVPVRLSIRIRRRRRTPRTLVSCSQKRDVTVVDGSCMDEIYDKLAERLVPTSAAMFSPNVKRLVGLAGPPGAGKSTLAYEVVSRINSLWPQKAASFDDEVMPPDVATVLPMDGFHLYRSQLDAMEDPKEAHARRGAPWTFNPALLLNCLKKLRNEGSVYVPSFDHGVGDPVEDDIFVSLQHKVVIVEGNYLLLEEGTWKDISDMFDEKWFIDVNLDTAMQRVEARHISTGKPPDVAKWRIDYNDRPNAELIVKSKTNADVLIRSISF
- the LOC106422997 gene encoding putative uridine kinase C227.14 isoform X1 yields the protein MEVSSFSTVPRFCYSSSVPESCRFRGVKVQLCDQSLVPVRLSIRIRRRRRTPRTLVSCSQKRDVTVVDGSCMDEIYDKLAERLVPTSAAMFSPNVKRLVGLAGPPGAGKSTLAYEVVSRINSLWPQKAASFDDEVMPPDVATVLPMDGFHLYRSQLDAMEDPKEAHARRGAPWTFNPALLLNCLKKLRNEGSVYVPSFDHGVGDPVEDDIFVSLQHKVVIVEGNYLLLEEGTWKDISDMFDEKWFIDVNLDTAMQRVEARHISTGMYTHLFFLILRRLAVTIGFVLFVTGKPPDVAKWRIDYNDRPNAELIVKSKTNADVLIRSISF